In the genome of Nocardioides seonyuensis, one region contains:
- a CDS encoding alpha/beta fold hydrolase: MQTLQLSDGRALDYAVEGKAEDPVLLFHHGTPGSGIVQRTLSRAAIDSRLRIAFYSRAGAGGSSRLPGRSVADVVPDLVELLDHLGVERCATAGWSGGGPHCLALGALVPDRVTGVLCVAGVAPYDAEGLDFLAGMGEDNVEEFTAAVAGEEALREVLDPAVPRLRDADAKGLLESMSGLLPAVDRAQLTDVFGEDMSASFREAVRLGHDGWVDDDLAFVKDWGFDVGDIAVPTTVIQGAQDLMVPFSHGEWLASHIPGAVAHLLPGEGHLSVTSALPQAFTALRATLPR; this comes from the coding sequence ATGCAGACCCTGCAGCTCTCCGACGGTCGCGCCCTGGACTACGCCGTCGAGGGGAAAGCGGAGGACCCGGTCCTGCTCTTCCACCACGGGACCCCCGGTTCCGGCATCGTCCAGCGGACGCTCTCCCGCGCGGCGATCGACTCCCGCCTGCGGATCGCCTTCTACTCCCGGGCCGGCGCAGGCGGCTCGTCGCGCCTGCCCGGCCGCTCTGTGGCCGACGTGGTGCCCGACCTGGTCGAGCTCCTCGACCACCTGGGCGTGGAGCGCTGCGCGACCGCGGGGTGGTCCGGCGGCGGTCCCCACTGCCTTGCCCTGGGGGCTCTCGTCCCGGATCGGGTCACCGGGGTGCTGTGCGTCGCCGGGGTCGCGCCGTACGACGCAGAGGGCCTGGACTTCCTGGCCGGGATGGGCGAGGACAACGTCGAGGAGTTCACGGCCGCCGTCGCAGGGGAGGAGGCGCTGCGCGAGGTGCTCGACCCTGCCGTCCCGCGACTGCGCGACGCGGATGCCAAGGGGCTGCTGGAGAGCATGTCCGGGCTGCTGCCCGCCGTCGACCGTGCCCAGCTCACCGACGTGTTCGGTGAGGACATGTCCGCCAGCTTCCGCGAGGCCGTCCGACTGGGTCACGACGGCTGGGTCGACGACGACCTGGCCTTCGTGAAGGACTGGGGGTTCGACGTGGGCGACATCGCGGTGCCGACCACCGTGATCCAGGGCGCCCAGGACCTGATGGTGCCGTTCTCCCACGGCGAGTGGCTCGCCTCCCACATCCCGGGAGCCGTGGCACATCTGCTGCCCGGCGAGGGGCACCTCTCCGTGACGAGCGCGTTGCCGCAGGCCTTCACCGCCCTCCGGGCGACCCTGCCCCGATGA
- a CDS encoding ABC1 kinase family protein: MSELPRKAIARGARLAALPLGYAGRSAVGFGKRLGGAPAEIVLNEVQQRTAEQLFRTLGELKGGAMKFGQALSVLEAALPDELVAPYRENLTRLQDDAPPMPTQTVRDQIAAGLGDDWREQLVWLDGAPTAAASIGQVHKGRWHDGRDVAVKVQYPGAGHALMSDLRQLSRLARGVAPVFPGIDIKPLVAELQERAAEELDYTLEAEAQRAFAAAFTDDPSFVVPDVVAVGGQVLVTEWMESPHSLAHVIREGSQAERDHYGELLARFLFAGPARTGMLHADPHPGNFRLLPAVDGSPGRLGVLDFGAVARLPQRSLPEAMGRLIRTAADSDRETLVAGLREEGFIRPNVRVDPQLVLDYLSPFIEPTHTETFRFTREWMRTQFERINNPRDPAFAMATKLNLPTSYLLIHRTWLGGIGLLSQLEAEAPFRAILEESLPGFAA, from the coding sequence ATGAGCGAGCTCCCCCGCAAGGCGATAGCGCGCGGTGCCCGACTCGCCGCGCTGCCCCTGGGGTACGCCGGCCGTTCGGCCGTGGGCTTCGGCAAGCGGCTCGGCGGTGCTCCCGCGGAGATCGTGCTCAACGAGGTCCAGCAGCGCACCGCCGAGCAGCTCTTCCGGACCCTCGGCGAGCTCAAGGGCGGAGCCATGAAGTTCGGCCAGGCCCTCTCCGTGCTCGAGGCGGCGCTGCCCGACGAGCTCGTGGCGCCCTACCGCGAGAACCTCACCCGGCTGCAGGACGACGCGCCGCCGATGCCCACCCAGACCGTGCGCGACCAGATCGCCGCGGGTCTCGGCGACGACTGGCGCGAACAGCTCGTCTGGCTCGACGGCGCTCCCACGGCGGCGGCCAGCATCGGCCAGGTCCACAAGGGGCGCTGGCACGACGGCCGAGACGTCGCCGTGAAGGTGCAGTACCCCGGCGCCGGCCACGCGCTGATGAGCGACCTGCGCCAGCTCTCCCGGCTCGCCCGCGGCGTGGCCCCCGTCTTCCCCGGCATCGACATCAAGCCGCTGGTCGCCGAGCTTCAGGAGCGCGCCGCCGAAGAGCTCGACTACACGCTCGAGGCCGAGGCCCAGCGCGCCTTCGCCGCCGCCTTCACCGACGACCCGTCCTTCGTCGTCCCCGACGTCGTCGCGGTCGGGGGGCAGGTCCTCGTCACCGAGTGGATGGAGTCGCCCCACTCCCTCGCCCACGTCATCCGCGAGGGCTCCCAGGCCGAGCGCGACCACTACGGAGAGCTGCTGGCGCGGTTCCTCTTCGCCGGTCCCGCGCGCACCGGCATGCTCCACGCCGACCCGCACCCCGGCAACTTCCGCCTGCTCCCCGCCGTCGACGGCTCCCCAGGCCGCCTCGGGGTGCTCGACTTCGGCGCCGTGGCACGCCTGCCCCAGCGCTCACTGCCGGAGGCGATGGGACGACTCATCCGGACCGCGGCCGACAGCGACCGCGAGACCCTCGTCGCCGGACTGCGCGAGGAAGGCTTCATCCGGCCCAACGTCCGGGTCGACCCCCAGCTCGTGCTCGACTACCTCTCCCCGTTCATCGAGCCCACCCACACCGAGACGTTCAGGTTCACCCGCGAGTGGATGCGCACCCAGTTCGAGCGCATCAACAACCCCCGCGACCCGGCCTTCGCGATGGCGACCAAGCTCAACCTGCCGACGTCCTACCTCCTGATCCACCGCACCTGGCTGGGCGGCATCGGCCTGCTGAGCCAGCTCGAGGCCGAGGCGCCGTTCCGCGCGATCCTCGAGGAGTCACTGCCCGGCTTCGCGGCCTGA
- a CDS encoding GNAT family N-acetyltransferase: MAEVLLRPATPDDVAGLRRLGEAVVPTTYAPIDAAYAQRMLDEWWTPDFFTASLARMPHVVAESDDEVVGVANLGPTQVRGEEREVMWKLYVHPDHQGRGIGTRLLGAVEQQVRAGALWLEVVDGNDAAAGFYRSQGFTEVERAANAPWPDDIWLRKSLGIGEV, from the coding sequence ATGGCTGAGGTCCTGCTGCGGCCCGCCACACCCGACGACGTCGCCGGTCTCCGCCGCCTGGGCGAGGCCGTCGTACCCACGACCTATGCGCCGATCGACGCCGCCTACGCCCAGCGCATGCTCGACGAGTGGTGGACGCCCGACTTCTTCACCGCGTCGCTGGCCCGGATGCCCCACGTCGTCGCTGAGTCCGACGACGAGGTGGTCGGCGTCGCCAACCTCGGCCCGACGCAGGTCCGTGGCGAGGAGCGGGAGGTGATGTGGAAGCTCTACGTCCACCCCGACCACCAGGGCCGCGGCATCGGCACCCGCCTGCTCGGTGCGGTCGAGCAGCAGGTCCGGGCTGGCGCGCTGTGGCTGGAGGTGGTCGATGGCAACGACGCGGCCGCCGGCTTCTACCGCTCGCAGGGCTTCACCGAGGTCGAGCGGGCCGCCAATGCGCCCTGGCCCGACGACATCTGGCTGCGCAAGTCCCTGGGTATCGGGGAGGTGTGA
- a CDS encoding nuclear transport factor 2 family protein, which yields MDSHAALARWHAVVESRDAAGLEGLVAEDAVFRSPAVHTPQEGRDTVVGYLTAAFVVLGPDLTYEREWVGEDSAVLQFRTVVGGLDVSGVDIITWDEAGQIVDFTVMIRPAKALNAVIEHMGAELLRMLEAAGG from the coding sequence ATGGACTCCCACGCAGCCCTGGCCCGCTGGCACGCCGTCGTCGAGAGCCGCGACGCGGCGGGGCTCGAAGGGCTGGTCGCCGAGGACGCGGTGTTCCGCAGCCCTGCTGTCCACACGCCCCAGGAGGGCCGCGACACCGTCGTCGGCTACCTCACGGCCGCGTTCGTCGTCCTCGGGCCCGACCTCACCTACGAGCGCGAGTGGGTCGGCGAGGACAGCGCAGTCCTGCAGTTCCGCACGGTCGTCGGCGGCCTCGACGTCAGCGGCGTCGACATCATCACGTGGGACGAAGCCGGGCAGATCGTCGACTTCACCGTGATGATCCGCCCGGCGAAGGCGCTCAACGCCGTCATCGAGCACATGGGCGCCGAACTGCTGCGCATGCTCGAGGCAGCCGGCGGCTAG
- a CDS encoding vWA domain-containing protein translates to MSRYKKYDGGDPLAPPVDLAEALDAIGEDVMAGYSPERAMAEFLRRGGKDQAGLDDLARRVAERRQEITQRHNLDGTLQEVRELLDQAVLAERGQLARDITMDDGDRALREMQLDNLSPSTAAAVSELASYDWASSEARERYEQIKDLLGRELLDQRFDGMKQALEGATEQDRAAINEMLTDLNELLEKRRQGVDTDDDFRDFMGKHGDQFAGPSGNPQNLDELMDSLAQRAAAAQRMLNSMSPEQRQELMELSAQAFGSPELMQQLARMDDNLQALRPGEDWSGSEQFSGEEGLGLGDGTGALQDLAELDALADQLSQSYGGARMEDVDLDALARQLGDQAAVEAKTLQELERALRDSGYLKRGSDGDLRLSPKAMRQLGKALLRDVADRMSGRSGARESRSKGLAGEPTGSSRPWQFGDTEQWDVPRTLTNAMVRQGGERPMRLAIDDVEVVETEARTQAAVVLLVDTSFSMAMDGRWVPMKRTALALHQLISSRFRGDHLQLVTFGRHAQVMEIEELTALDARWAKGTNLHHGLLLANRFFRKHPNAQPVLLVVTDGEPTAHLESSGEVFFDYPPHPLTIAHAVSELDNTARLGAQVTFFRLGEDPGLARFIDSMARRVDGRMVSPELDDLGAAVVGSYLGSRATGSSYAQQFGGWGGRGFWVGG, encoded by the coding sequence ATGAGCCGCTACAAGAAGTACGACGGTGGCGACCCGCTCGCACCCCCGGTCGACCTGGCCGAGGCGCTGGACGCCATCGGTGAGGACGTGATGGCCGGCTACTCGCCCGAGCGGGCCATGGCGGAGTTCCTGCGCCGTGGGGGGAAGGACCAGGCGGGTCTCGACGACCTCGCGCGCCGGGTCGCCGAGCGTCGGCAGGAGATCACCCAGCGTCACAACCTCGACGGCACCTTGCAGGAGGTGCGCGAGCTGCTCGACCAGGCCGTGCTCGCCGAGCGGGGACAGCTCGCACGCGACATCACGATGGACGACGGCGACCGCGCCCTGCGCGAGATGCAGCTCGACAACCTGTCGCCGTCGACGGCCGCCGCGGTCAGCGAGCTGGCGTCGTACGACTGGGCGTCGAGCGAGGCGCGCGAGCGCTACGAGCAGATCAAGGACCTGCTCGGCCGGGAGCTGCTCGACCAGCGCTTCGACGGGATGAAGCAGGCGCTCGAGGGAGCCACGGAGCAGGACCGCGCGGCGATCAACGAGATGTTGACCGACCTCAACGAGCTGCTCGAGAAGCGCCGACAGGGCGTCGACACCGATGACGACTTCCGCGACTTCATGGGAAAACATGGAGATCAGTTCGCAGGTCCGTCTGGGAATCCGCAGAACCTCGACGAGCTGATGGACAGCCTCGCCCAGCGGGCGGCCGCCGCCCAGCGGATGCTCAACTCGATGTCGCCCGAGCAGCGCCAGGAGCTGATGGAGCTCTCGGCCCAGGCGTTCGGGTCGCCCGAGCTGATGCAGCAGCTCGCGCGGATGGACGACAACCTCCAGGCGCTGCGGCCGGGCGAGGACTGGTCGGGCTCGGAGCAGTTCTCCGGCGAGGAAGGGTTGGGGCTGGGCGACGGCACCGGCGCGCTCCAGGACCTCGCCGAGCTCGACGCGCTGGCCGACCAGCTCTCCCAGTCCTACGGCGGAGCCCGCATGGAGGACGTCGACCTAGACGCCCTCGCCCGCCAGCTCGGCGACCAGGCCGCCGTCGAGGCGAAGACGCTGCAGGAGCTGGAGCGCGCGCTGCGTGACAGCGGCTACCTCAAGCGCGGTTCGGACGGCGACCTGCGTCTTTCGCCCAAGGCGATGCGCCAGCTGGGGAAGGCGCTGCTGCGCGACGTGGCTGACCGGATGAGCGGCCGCTCCGGCGCTCGCGAGTCCCGCTCCAAGGGCCTGGCAGGCGAGCCGACCGGTTCGTCGCGACCGTGGCAGTTCGGCGACACCGAGCAGTGGGACGTCCCGCGCACGCTCACGAACGCGATGGTGCGGCAGGGCGGGGAGCGCCCGATGCGGCTGGCCATCGACGACGTCGAGGTGGTCGAGACCGAGGCACGCACCCAGGCGGCGGTGGTCCTGCTCGTCGACACCTCCTTCTCGATGGCGATGGACGGTCGTTGGGTGCCGATGAAGCGCACGGCGCTGGCCCTCCACCAGCTCATCAGCTCGCGCTTCCGCGGCGACCACCTGCAGCTGGTGACGTTCGGCCGGCACGCGCAGGTGATGGAGATCGAGGAGCTCACCGCGCTCGACGCCCGCTGGGCCAAGGGCACCAACCTCCACCACGGCCTGCTGCTGGCCAACCGCTTCTTCCGCAAGCACCCCAACGCGCAGCCGGTGCTGCTCGTCGTCACCGACGGTGAGCCGACCGCCCACCTGGAGTCCAGCGGCGAGGTCTTCTTCGACTACCCGCCCCACCCGCTCACGATCGCGCACGCCGTCAGCGAGCTCGACAACACCGCCCGGCTGGGCGCGCAGGTGACCTTCTTCCGCCTGGGCGAGGACCCCGGCCTGGCGCGCTTCATCGACTCGATGGCACGCCGCGTGGACGGCCGGATGGTCAGCCCCGAGCTCGACGACCTCGGAGCCGCGGTCGTCGGGTCCTACCTTGGCTCGCGCGCGACAGGGTCGTCGTACGCCCAGCAGTTCGGTGGCTGGGGCGGCCGCGGCTTCTGGGTTGGTGGCTAG